DNA sequence from the Larus michahellis chromosome 20, bLarMic1.1, whole genome shotgun sequence genome:
GTTTGTAGGTGAGTTGTCCGTAGTCAAACTGAGTTAAGTGCCAGCTTCTTGTTGCTCCAGGAGGAAATAATGTTGCACCAGTAAAACTGGAGTCAAGTGACCTGTGTACTCCCAGACTTGCAAGGATATAAAACTTTTCAACTCCGAGAAGGTTGTTGGTAGGGGGCACTCTTTATCCCTGATTCCAGCAGACCAAATGCTGTTACTCCATTCAGGCGTGTAAACAGAAGCTCTGAAAACTTCCCAGTCGTTCTTTCTTTTTGAGTCATCACTAACCTGTCAATGTTTCCGTGGTTAATCGTGTAATGAGAGCTTTCTTGCTGATCCTTTCAGGTACCTGATTGATGTTGAAGGCATGGAGCCAAATACTGCAATAGAGTGTACGTATGTGTATGTTCTTCGTGTTCAGATGGGAAATGTTTATCGTGGGCTTGTGGTTTTAAATGGTCACGAGGTTTGGGCTAGCTCCGGGGAGGTGACTGTGTGTTTCCCTGTTGTGTAgaagggcagctggaggaggggaggtgctgggggttCGTTGAGGTAATTGGAAAGAAGGAATTGAGTTTATGGTGTGACTGTGGAGCTGACTGAGCGCGGGTCTGCCTTGTCACGGGCTGTCACGCCAAAGGTGGTACGCCAAGTGGAGTCACCCTGCGTGACCCGAGTTTGGAAGTGCTCATTGAAGGGGTTAAAACCCTTCTAAAGGCTTTAAGTGCTCCGCAGCCCCAAAGGTGACTTGTGCAGAGCGTTGTTGTAACTCAGACCTGTCTCTCTCCAGTGTTCAACAGGGCTCGAGGGCATCCTATAGAGAGAACCAACTATATCCAAGACCTTCGGAAGAGATCTGTAAAAAAGTAAGTCTCTCTGTGTGCATGAGCAAGGGCACGTGCCCGGGGAGAGCTGCTGTCAAGGACAGATGTTAAACCTGACTAGCTTCGAGGAAGGGAGGTGGAACGATCCAGTGGGTGAGGAGGGCAGTTGGGAGACCTGGGTTTAAAGATCCCCGCAGACCTGCTGCCCTCCCCCTTTTCGGGGAGCAGTGATGCAAAGGGGAGGGTTTTTTTAGGTGTAAAAGAGTTGCCATCACTCGGTAAATGGTTTGTGGACACAGTCAAGACATACAGAATTCTTTTTAAGGAACTGCGGACTAAAGAATTTGGGATTGGGCCCCTTCAGAGAAAAAGCCAGCGCTACACCAAATGCCGAAAAGCAGAAGATCAAACATCGTCCACATTGTTCAGACCAAGCCCCTTTAGCAGTGCCCAGGTAGGTTTTTGCTTCTTGCCTCTGCGCGTGCCGTACCGCTGAGCGGATGGGACAAAAAGagctgctttctcatttttaagtaaAACTTAAACTTGGATTTTCACAAGCCGCAACTCAGACAAGAGAGGGCCTTTTGCCTTGCCCGCTctgcgggagcggggcggggggaacatCCCTGAAACTTGTCTAGAACCTCCATATCGATGTTGAAGCGTTCCTTGTGTCTACAGCAGCAAAGCTCTTTGCCTCTGAATGCTGCGCTTAGAGTCagagaatcgtttaggttggaaaagacctttcagatcatcgagtccgaccgtTAACCCGGCACTGCCCAACCCGGCACTGCCCAACCCGGCACTGCCCAACCCGGCACTGCCCAACCCGGCACTGCCCAACCCGGCACTGCCCAACCCGGCACTGCCCAACCCGGCACtgccccacgtccctcagcaccgcgtctgcccggcttttaaatccccccagggatggcgactccaccactgccctgggcagcctcttccaatgcttgacaaccctttccgggaagaaatttttcccaatatccatcctgaacctcccctggcacaacttgaggccgtttcctctcgtcccaccgcctgttccttgggagaagagagcgaccccccctggctaccccctcctttcagggagctgtggagagcgaggtctcccctcagcctcctcttctccaggctgaacacccccagctccctcagccgctcctcaccacactcgtgctccagagccctcaccagctccgttgcccttctctggacacgctccagcacctcaatgtccttcttggagtgaggggccccaaaATGAACACAGTAGACCTGTGCCTGTAGACGCTGAATACCAACTGCCGGTGTCGGTGCTAGCTCCCAGTGGGGCTGAAACGTTCTCAAGCTCTCTAAGAGGTTTCAGGGCCAAGAGGATTTTGACTCGGGCGCCGAGTGAGGTGGCTCTTGCCTGAGAGCGGAGCAGTAACCGTTCCTAGACTAGATTTAGATTTTACTACATTGCTTAGAATTTATTTGTAGCAGTAAGGTAGGGTAATTGGAATTTGTAGAGATATTGTAGAATTGGAGTGGATTTACGATGGTTAAGAAAACGTTGGAAGTCGGGATGATGGGAAGTGTGGGATCTCGTAGTGATTACGAATCATGACGCTCGCTTACAGGCCATGACTAGGTGGACAGGCCACCCTCGTAAAACCCGGAAAAGGGATACACGCTCCTGTGTGCACTTGGTAAATAGGCCTCTCCTGTCTCAGCAGGGATGGCAGGGGACAGTGGAGGCCGGTAAAGAGCTTCCTCTTGACCTCGGACGCACATCCAAGATGGGACATGACGTTCTGGCAGCTCTGAGCTCCAAAACCATCTCGGGAATGGATGTGTGGTAgccgctggctgctgctggcagagcagtggCTCATTCGGCCCCGCTTTTCCAGGGCATGCACAATGTTTCCTGCTGAAAACTTCCTTTACTGTAAGAAATAAGCACGTAGGAAATAAGCTGGTAGCTGGGCGTTCTCCCTGGGTGTCCGGATAAAGCCGGAGGGGCCGAGGGGATTCACGATCAGCCCTTTCAGGCTCCGTGTGCAGAGACTGAACGGGGCCGTGACTTCTCCTGGGTACTGACTACGgaattttcttccagaaactCCGGCAAAACCAAGAAGAAACGCCAGCGAGGCGCCAAGGTGCAGGAACAACACCAGGAGCTGGCTCACGAGCCCAGGGCGACGGAGCAAAGGCGGCCATGCGGTTTGGCAGCCAGGAACTGCCGGGTTTCGTTGCCCGCTAACGAGCGGCAGAAGGGACTCTGTTTTTCCCCCCTGAGCCCCCACCTCTGCCCGCCCCAGGAAGCGCAAGAGGTCAAGAAACGCAGGCGCCGGCGTAAGAAACCGGCTGTGATGGAGTAGGGAACGCTGTGCGCGGGGAAAGCCCGTGCAGGGCTGCGTCCTCGCCCCCGAGGAGCTCCGAGACGGGTCTGCGGCCGCTTGAACGAGCGGCTTTGCTGTAACCACCAGCAGTCGGGAAGGGCAAATGCAGGTGTTCTTGATCTTAAcacagctctttttttaaaaatttcctttcttttccctcccctcttggTATTTTTATAAATCTCTCGGAAATATTTTAACCCCACGTCGTACCGCAGTGGTAGCTCCGCTCCTTGAGGGCCGTGGAGAATAAACGCGAACCCCACCGGAGCTGGAATTACCCCAGTGAAACCATCCCCAGGAACATCCCTTTAAccttcaacaacaaaaaaaaaaaaaagggcttttccttcatttccttaaTACAAAACAAGAAATAGGATTTGGTCTGAAactctctggtttttttttttttccttttcacccaCTTTTGCTCCAGTAAGTTGCTCTGGAGCCCGTTATTTCCCCAGGCCTGGGCCTGAGGGGCCCGGTACGCCGGCCTCCGCCCCCGTTTTGGGGTGAGAAGGGGTGTTTTCGGGATGGTGCGGTGCCGTGCAGCCGGAAGGGAGCTGTCCCTTTAAGGTCTGCGCCGGTCTGTGGCGTCATCACGCACGGCTTTCCGCTGAGGGAAAGGAAGCGTCGGCTCGGCCGGGCGGAAGCGGAGGCGGGGTTGCAGCGTGCCCGGATGTTGCGTCGGCTCCTGATTGGCTGCTGAAAGCGAGACGGGCAGGTGCTGTCGGCTTTTCCGCGACAACCCGGAagcgctgaggggaggcggcgggtGGCGGCAGGTCAGACCCGGACCcgggcgctggggctgcgggggggcccTTCCTCGCTTGAGGGGCCGGGCcctggcggggggaggcggcgtgAGGGGCCAGGGAGGCTGGTCGGGGCCATCCTTTCCTCTCCTGGGGAGCCGGGACAGGTGGGATCCGGCCGGGGAGGGGCGGTGTCCCTTCGTGGGGCTCCGGTCGGGGAGGGCTCTGGCTGGGGGTATCTCTTCCCTTTGGAAGGAGGGGGTCCAATCTGGGGGTCCCCCGACGGAGGTtttgggggagagctgggagcccgTGGGGGCTTTGGTTGGGGGATCTTCTACTCTTTGTTtagaggggaagggcaggggcgGGCTGTTCTGGGAGGGACAGGCAGTTCTCGGGGGGCTCCGTTACTTTCCCTTGTGGGGGAAGGGCTGTGGGAGTTCTTGGAGGGTCCTGATTTGAGGGGGCGGGTGGAGTCTTCCTCTCACTTGGTgggcagtggcggggggggggggtccgtaGTTTGGGGGCTAGCAGCTCGAGGAgcgtggtggtttgggcagtttCTTTATCCTGAGTGGTGTTAGAGAGGGAGCTCTGGGTTGGGGGCTCCGGGAGTTACAGTGTGTGAGTGGTGTCAGTTGTCTCTCGGGGGAGAAGGGCTGTGGAACTTGTCAGGGGGGTCTTAGTTTGGGGAGGTGACTGAGAGCTCTGGCTTGTGGGGGAAAAGCTGAGGGCCCTCCCCACCGGTAGAAGCACCAGTGAGGAGAAGGTGATGCCCGCTCTGAGCTGGGGCTTTGTTGCACCCCATGAGTGAGTGCTCTGGTACAGCAGCCTCAGGCAGGACCGAATCGCACGGCCCTTATTTAGGGCAAGAAGCCCGTGCAGGCCTCTTCAGGATGTGGGCTGAGAAACGCAGGCCTGCCTGCCTTAAAAAGGGTCTTCTGCTCCGAGGTAACCCCGGAAAGGCAACTCCTCCACTGCTTGGGATCCTCAGGCAGTGCTTAGCGCAGCTTGGGACCATTCCCCAGTTTAGGAAGGAGCCGCAGTAAATCATGACGTCGTGTGTGTGGCAGTCGCATTGCTGGAAGGCTTGCGAGGCGCTGTGGATTCAGTGCTGTGATTTCATAAGGAGTTTAACCTTTTCGCTGGTCCAGGGTGGCTTTTCCAGGGGAAAACTGCTTTTTGGTGCAGGGGGAAGAGCATTGTTGAGGGTTTCTGGGCTCGCTGCCCCTCAAATAGTCTCAGCGCTTCCTCAGCTTCAAATTTATCGGCTtgtgccatggggctgtgggtgAGAAGGGGCTGTGGGTGAGAAGGGGCTTGTTGGAGCCAAGTGGGAGGTAGAGACATGGATCAGGTCTAGGTGCATTCCTGGGGTGACGGGTGTGCCTCCCGCAGCATGGGGGAGAGAGGGATTGTGTCTGTGCCCGGGCAAGAGCAATTTGGGATTGAGCTTGTTGGGTAAGGGCAGATCTGCTGAGCAGCAGCGGCTGGAAGGCTGGCCTTCAGCTCTGTCCTCCTCTCACTGCTGTCTAAGCGAAACAGCGAAGGCTGCAGTGTTGAAATCTCACACAAAGCTGCTTCTGCTCAAGTCTGAATGAAACGTTTTGGCCGTCTTCCCCCAGACTAGTGACTGGCACTAGTTTTGTTGTGTGGAGAGACAATTGGGAAGGAAGCGCTACTTTGGGGAGGATTTGGATGGGTCAAACCCTAGCCTGACAAGGACTGATCTTGAATTTGTGGCTGCCTTTCAGGTCATAAAGGTAAATATCCAAGCACTATGCCCCAAAGACCTGGCCTTCTCCCCGATTCCTCCCTCAGGACCTAGCTTGACCTATGTATTAAACGCTTTTCTGCTGAGAGGGGGTGATTTCTATCGAGGAAATGCACTCCTGAGGAAACTGGATGAGTTCCCAGGTTTACGCTGGTTTTGATGCACTTGACTTTCCTCCCACCACAGAATTCGTCAGCCTAACGGCAGCTTTGATGTGTGTCGTTATGCCCGACCACGCGGACATCAGCCTCCCACCGGAGGAGCGAGTCCGAAGACTGATCCAGGTGGGAAGCGCTGTGGAAGTGAACGAGGATGTCCCACCACGACGCTACTACCGCTCCGGAGTGGAAATCCTCCGCATGGCAACCATTTACTCGGAAGAAGGCAATATCGAGCGTGCCTTTATTTTGTACAACAAATATATCACGTAAGAGCAGTGCTGCTTTGTTTGCGAGTAACCCGTGTTCGATACAAGGCGTTGTGGGTTTGGGTGTTGAGTATTTTGAGCGTGTCTAAACACTGTGAGGCCTTGCTGGGCTGGTAGAACTGGGTTCTGTCCAGAGCTCTGCTCCTTTTGAATTTCAGTTCCCACAGAGGTGAGGATACAGCTGGTTTGACTGACCAGGAGATGTCGTAAATGTGTGAGgcacaaacccacaaacaccactCAACTCTTTGTAGGTGTAAAAGTTCCCTTTGAAACCAGGCTGATCTTgtcttcctccatccctctgctaGTGGAGACTGCTGTCAGCAGGAGGGAGGTTTTGGATCCCTGTATGTCAAAGCTTCCTGGTGTTTTATCACCGCAGAGTGGCTAGATTGACCTTGATTGTTGCTAGGTTGGCCATGACATCGTACGGATTGGCAAGGATCCATGGTCAAGGATCTTGGTATCGAGTATCTACCTGGAAAGGATCTAGGCTGGTTGGTGGTTTCTCTAGCAAACCCCCTCCGGAGGAGAAGCCTGCTTTACACTTCGGTTACTACAGCCTTTTACAGCAGGCAGCGAGTTCCTCCCTCAGGTGCAGGGACCAGTTGTAGATTTAGTTTTACAACTCAGAAAGAATATAaacaccccacccccaaaaccgcACGGGTTTACCCCAGCCCTTCTCGGGAGGGCATGGGGAAGAGTTCTGGGTCCAAAGAACCTGATCCCAACCAACTCGTGAGTTTCTTGGATACTGAGCACCCTTGTAGAATGCCCCAGATCGTATATAAACCCAGCCAACACCCTATTTGGTGTTTCAGCTGATGGGTCTCCACCTGTAGGGCCTACATTCTGTGTAGACGAGTGCAGAGCCGCATATTCCTGCCGTCATCTCCTCAACTGCCCAGAAACGAGCCATCTTGGGTCCGAAACGCCACTGCCGTGCCTGCCAAGCTGGAGCGTACACCGTGCTAACGCAGTGACGTGGTGTCAGGTCTGGATCGTGTCTGAGCAGCCCGGAGTACAAGCAGAGCAAATGTGTGTGCCTCTGTAGCCGTCCCTGCTGGTGTTTAAAGGGCTGAAAACTGTGATCCTCAGAAAGTATCCCAATGGCACGGAGTATCCTGTTCCTGTACGTTTTTTGGACAAAAGCCTTTCCCTCTCGCTTTTGCCCAGTGCCACTCTGATATGGTCTCTGCTGTGCTCACACTACCCGCTTATCCAGAATGTGATTGGCATCTCATTGGGcattttctctccctgcccccatgTGCAGGGTTCCTGCCCCTTAAATCAACGCATTTTTCTTTGATTAGCTTTTCTTCCCGCCTTGCACTTCCTGAGCTTTTATGGGCATTTTAGCGAGTGCCCTGGGaggctgcacagggagctgggaaGTGTAAAAACCTCGGGAAGGTTTCCAGGCTGGTTACGTAGCCAAGGCCAAAGGAGAAACTCTAACTAAACAAATGAACTAAAAGCACCTTCGCTGTTTCATTATAGCAACGATGGGTGCTGGCATCTTCTCCCCAGCAGCTTTCAAATGCTCATGGCATTTACGTTagcctggctgctgggctgccaggaaggtgaaaaaaaactTTCCCTCAGTGGTGTGATTTCTCCAGTGCTGATAAATATGCGCTCCTGCCCTGGATTGTCCGAAGACAGGAGCTTAATGTCACGGTTGCGTTTATTTAAATGAAGATGTGAAGCTGTAGGCTTGATGAAGTGTCTTCTAGATGTCCTTCCCCAAGAGTGTGTGATCCAGAAGGGAAGAGCGGGGCACTAGTAACTGGAGCCTCTCGTGGGACTTGCTCTGCTCTCCCCTTTCTAGAAACGGGACCGGAATTCTTCCCCCGGTGCTTCGGCCCACATCTGCCGGTCAGTGCTGTGGCTGTTCTTTCTCAgcacccagctcccagctggaggGTATGGCCTAGCGCAGACACTTTCCGCATCAGGCTGTGCTTTCGGGAAGGGGAGGACTCCACCGCCGAGAAGTACGTTAGAGGCTCTTAGCTTGGCGTGTTTGGCGGGAGTGAGTGCATTTGGAGCAAGGTGTGGTCTGTGTGGCTTTAGGAAGCTggatttctctttatttccttatGCAGCGCTTCCCAAGGCTGATCTCAAGGCCTGAATTACACAATGAGATCTGTGTTGTGGCGTCTGATTTGGAGAGCCATCGGTTTTGGGACAATCTTGTCTAGACACAGGATAATCTCAAGACAGAGATTCCCGTTGAGGCATCCAGTCCCTGGCCGCCTGCTCGATCTCGTGCGGGCCGTTGGGCTGCACAGCACCTCTCTTTTCCACGCGGAAACCAAGCTCACTGCCCAGCCCTCATGGCGGGCAGGAGGGCAGCGCAGCTGTCTCAGAGAATAACCAGGCTGGACTTTTAACACATGCGTCTGGTCCCCTTGTAAGACGTTTGCTTGCTGGTCTTCTTAAACAGCTGCTTCTGCGTTGATTCGAGTGGGTATTTTCCTTGAATCACCATCAGGCACACACAGGCTGATTTTGCGAGAgccaaataagaaagaaaaaaaataagttgtgaATTTTCTGTGGTGTTTGGGCTCCTGGTTTGCCTGTGTGGCGGTGGGCTCCTAGGATTGGCTCCGGGGGTTTGCGTGGGGTGTTGCAAGGGACTCGAGAGACGCCGGCTTGGCGTGCGTGCTGTAGCAGTGCTTAAAAATAGCCTGTGATGTGGCTGCTCGGTGCCAAACAGCTGCTGCTCATAGTGGACTCGGGAGCAGGCGGAGGTTTGAACAAGCCCAAAACTCCTGGCGTTTCAGTCTTGCCAAGCCTCAGTTGGGCTGTCGATAGGAAACATGAACCTTTCctgtccttcccctgcctctgtccccagcctgctgctgcccggTCTTGCCCCAGAGTTTTCCTCTGGCTGCCTGAGTCTTCCTCTCATCCCGCCgcccactttttttccccccttcctgaCTTGTGGAAACCCAGCTGTCTCTGCTGGTTTTTCCGTCCTCTCTAGGCCAGCATCTGCTCTTAATCCTTCTTAATTAATCCCTTCCATTTTAATCTGCGAGCTGTTGGCAATGATCACAGCCTTGTTTTGTCTCCTCGACACAGTGACCTACTTCGCAATCACCAGCCAGGAGTGGGGACCTTGCTGGGTGTTTCGGATGGAATGACGACTTCTCCGTGGCACTGGGCTGTGATGTGGTTGTGCTGATCTGCCGAGAGCATCCTCACGCTCTCCGTGGCAACAAGGAGCGTTCAGGGTGCGAAAAGTCCTTCCTTTTCCCAGAGGACTGAGGTTTTGAAGCAGCTGGTTTTATTTACTGCGCTCACAGAGGCTTCTCAACGTGAAGAGTGTTCTCGCTCTGTCCCCCCTGAGTTTTTCCTGCGTGGCTCTGCTTGGTTTATTTGTGCTGCTCCCTGGGGTGCACTCTAGTCCTCGCTACCCTTATTCCTTGTGCCTGGGCACGAGGCTGCTCTCTAAAGGAGCTGGAGAGCATCCTCCTTTGGATGCTGAAGTGGTGTAGCAAAGAGCCACGAAGGAgggcagggttttgtttttttttgcgtTATGCCCACAGGCTCTGTGGATGCTCACGGCAAGCACAGCTCCACTTGCAGGAGACAAAGACCCGGCTAAGCTCGCTGTGAGCTCGCCCTGAGCTCATGGTCAGCTACTGCGCTGCTGGGGACTTGTTCGCAGAGGTAATTCAGGGATGCCTCAAGCCCAGGGAGCCTCATAGAGCTGGGCCAGAGTGAATTCCCCACGTTTGCAGGCTTTTCTCCTTGTTCTAGTGCTTGCAGTactctttctctgcattttcaccgctgtgtcctgcagagctcCCTGAGAGGGGTGGATGGTTGTTCTGTCTGTAGAGAAGGCAAAGATTAACCTGTTCGTAGTCGTGCTGGGAGCGGGGTGATGTTGAGCTCGGTCTTCATTTCCCTCCCAGAAGTCTGCACAGAAACAGCCCTGCTGCCTGAAATACTGCCCTGATCTTCTGGGGTGGTCGGGCCACAGAGCCAAAAGGCTTCTGatgcagcagctggggaagctgTGAACTTGCTCTTAGCTGACCTGCAAGTTTTCTCTTTTCAAGGTCTGAGTTAATTTCCCCATCTCTTGCACAAACCCTTTGTTCACTCATATGGAAGGACAGTATGAGCACTGAGTCAGCCGAGTCCTTGAGCTTGTGTGTAATCCCCTTGGATGCTCGCAGAGGTGTAGGCAGGTGCCCAAGGACCCTCCTGAGTCGCTGCCAGTGTCCTTGGTGTTTTAGACTGGCTTATTAATGTTTCTGTtcaaaacaaatgtatttatCCCTGAGGATCATCTCCAAAGTCCAGGTGGAAGAAAAATCTCCCCTGGGAGGTGCTCTCCTGGGGCTGAACAAGATCTCCTGCGTGCCGTGAAGAGCTCAGAAGGCCATGATGTGAGGGAGGGTTTCCTGCAGAAAGGCAGGCGACTGTCCTGATTGTGGGGAGCACAGGACCCAGGGAGGCGGCAGAGCAAGGGGACAGTGCTGGAGGGGAACGATCGGTACCCCCAAAGTGCCACTTATTGTCTTGTGCTTCTCCCTTTCTGCTGTgattcagaaatgcattttctcacCTGTGTTTACAGGCTCTTCATTGAGAAGCTGCCACAGCACCGCGATTACAAAACTGCTGTCATACCTGAAAAGAGGGAGACAGTGAAAGTAAGTAGTAACATTGCTTTATTGGCTGCTGTCGGAAATGTTTCGGGGTCATCAACCGTGGGGTTTCATGGCTCTGGGATGAGTGATCCACGCAAACACTGAGAAGGCTTGACGCGGCAGGCCTGACCCACTTGGGAGTTATGGCTGGGTTCTTCTTACCCTGTTGTACTTGTCCTGCGCTGGGTGTGGTTGTCCAGTTTACTTTCTGTTGAGCACTGGActgtcctttctttccccttaaaCTCCCTGCTTTTTAAACACCACATGGCTTTTCCATGCGTGGTGGCCGGATGCCCGATGTAGTGGCCCTCAGGGGATTTGCGAGGGAATCCTTGGAGATTTCTCACAGCCATAAGAAGCTGCCGTTCCTCTGCTCAATATTGaccagaaaagcaaaggacagtACTGATGAAGCTCTTGCTCAGTGTTGTTGGCggtgctggagcccctct
Encoded proteins:
- the DUSP11 gene encoding RNA/RNP complex-1-interacting phosphatase — translated: MVGKGASRVPDRWTNYVPLGRRMPGTRFIAFKVPLKTSFNRNLHPEERFSPHDLIKKIKEQKEELGLIIDLTYTTRYYGPEELPDTLCYSKILTMGHEIPNKQTIFQFKCVVKKFLRDNKDNDKLIGVHCTHGLNRTGYLVCRYLIDVEGMEPNTAIELFNRARGHPIERTNYIQDLRKRSVKKNCGLKNLGLGPFREKASATPNAEKQKIKHRPHCSDQAPLAVPRNSGKTKKKRQRGAKVQEQHQELAHEPRATEQRRPCGLAARNCRVSLPANERQKGLCFSPLSPHLCPPQEAQEVKKRRRRRKKPAVME